From Cannabis sativa cultivar Pink pepper isolate KNU-18-1 chromosome 8, ASM2916894v1, whole genome shotgun sequence, a single genomic window includes:
- the LOC115698593 gene encoding uncharacterized protein LOC115698593 isoform X2, with the protein MPHRTRPMTALLVFTGVNAVLVSSIESVYDFVCFLPYWERRMGLIGSQYSNFMISKVTVVERL; encoded by the exons ATGCCGCATAGAACACGACCTATGACTGCACTCTTGGTGTTCACTGGAGTCAATGCTGTACTAGTGTCTTCCATTGAATCCGTCTATGACTTTGTTTGCTTTCTTCCATATTGGGAAAGAAGG ATGGGACTAATTGGTTCTCAATACAGCAACTTCATGATATCAAAGGTCACAGTTGTTGAGCGGTTATGA
- the LOC115698593 gene encoding uncharacterized protein LOC115698593 isoform X1, translated as MPHRTRPMTALLVFTGVNAVLVSSIESVYDFVCFLPYWERRRERRCLERESAKQKNSELKQNGY; from the exons ATGCCGCATAGAACACGACCTATGACTGCACTCTTGGTGTTCACTGGAGTCAATGCTGTACTAGTGTCTTCCATTGAATCCGTCTATGACTTTGTTTGCTTTCTTCCATATTGGGAAAGAAGG AGGGAAAGGCGCTGTCTAGAGCGTGAATCAGCTAAACAGAAGAATTCTGAATTAAAACAGAATGGTTACTAG